In Monomorium pharaonis isolate MP-MQ-018 chromosome 3, ASM1337386v2, whole genome shotgun sequence, a genomic segment contains:
- the LOC105836750 gene encoding uncharacterized protein LOC105836750 isoform X8, producing the protein MIYRDKRILGILVLLNVVAKMPANQTDSPKTDIIEETEEFTTTKRILPDRCLVKTEPGPCKHYVHKWTFNKAEGKCRTFPYGGCLGNENRFNSEAECLHYCVGGADHTLPPYLVTKGNVFVATSTTTMSTPPSTTSSTPRPTFTPPKPTKPPVPKHLRGKELTFMESGHEKTFMFAQSNTFIQLDGPGIKTFQLRLCREISFKFRTKLPHGLLVYHSVKDRPESLDPYALYVIVEKGQLKVVHVFGKQSTSLIVGQGLNRDEWHSVLVRIDVHGAKLIARVDDKQAETTLKVLERIVNYGVSEELASVVLIGGERFLPHGIFCFFITYFHFILTGLSSEERLHGVKYIIESFVGCIRDMVLSSGKSASDLLPIRPLIATKHENVKEGCIDKCRTRENLCFVPDQCVNHYNSLTCDCFGTNYEGERCDVYTATILTLRGSSYVSFRVYDWKDRVHSSVNRISLAFKTKWDNSVLFYASGEIDGTPHYIAASIINESVHVELDFGHNSKISTTLGDYVTSDHWNNLTIFHNGSSVFVSLDDEVKVLEIPGENWNMIIDPEIYIGGGPELHKKKGLLSHNNFAGSLKYVFFNDKSIIYELKRSNPMVHYIGVLEPEYYEADVEVIPITYPFAGSHIWWPIERTNSLKLNFDFKSSKPIAIVASGDVKSSRGVGYWELRQVNDEIRFQLVPVLTENITVSTSVKFPPYNTSWHAVELNYTKGELNILLDYRNKQSKLFAMAFELGDKVIIGSGKSNAGLVGCMREIRVNGQRIEPRHVINTERVVGEVALDNCQFVDPCKRPNTCEHGGKCSVKEDRITCDCTDTGYIGKNCHFAQYRKTCEELALLGYTQDDVYKIDIDGNGRFPPALVKCEFQSIEDSTKTIVEHNLPSQVDVRSITESDFSFNIKYRQFTAEMLQELISHSLYCSQYVKYDCYKAPLDLHSATWFLGSKGTTVDYIGNVNRGSCPCGMNRTCVNSNLSCNCDVSTGNAGKWLSDEGYYETPDSLGITGMVFLQQRDLEEDARGRITLGPLECVETNTQKYVVTFTTSQSYIEVPGWRKGDIAFSFRTTGEKAILLYQPPIRSNYPSFMVALTSEYRLTFNFTLNTGTNRELQVESRRKLNNGEWQKIWIDYNDYHVRFMINTDFRMVDLFPEEEFGPFEGSMFIGGATAEHLKTSSVRQGLIGCFRGLVVNGEILDIHSYMSVHLSEIIKDCKPSCQPNKCQNGAKCVELWSNFECVCENRWAHLGTYCETNINNKALTFTSPKAFLKKNYFGSDDNEERLQLKSMLLENILINLRTYDTHSLILYANDHLNNFVHLYISNGTNIVYLFNAGNEIKNITVENPHVNTGISVQIAIIRGENWTTLFVNEYNVTLNATPILLDTYSNKPWTNSEKEVLAPQRPPAPPTDYFQVNLGGFDPDNLLRVGKEGALIQGYVGCLRGLMIGKYLVDLPSLASEANHEGSKGVLPNCQMKCDAMPCKNLGICTEDFGRQESSCNCELTSYFGEHCADEKGADFSGESVLQREFELEGEVNQVKVQLAFSTNELRQRTTALLLVQTDNKRSYYLLVALTSEGQLIFEEDRDGSAAGVRLSDRNFLNGARHSVYYVRDNNTAILLIDREPVQLLPIPGIPIPDEDETPGATEIQLGGLNTTDSRFTAYKGYTGCLSNVVISINGGPDMKPLEEYMLFTKQGSETVRATIPGGVRSAQCAVFHVQPGGFEPPKNDSVGRDKAWVEDPPERILYKSQYSGATQEEQGAGTYIFIALCCVFVAAVIGCIYEVWRSARKDRRRRRDAASGAVATTASGSQRWQPQQYTESLVTASGVKAVGFKMDDDKRPNGTHVKVPNSKEYKPLPNSEPKELMNDKKVHIKADEEPEKKELLGVNTGIVIKPVKPNPFSMEDLTEEPELEEREEEEEEEEEEDTQDPEVDENKDQLTQEYQQEEQKDTNNDRDGELLVMPHRDWSNVEESVIPLDSILKPDETKTSCEL; encoded by the exons ATGATCTACCGCGACAAAAGGATCCTCGGGATCCTTGTCCTGCTCAACGTAGTCGCGAAGATGCCGGCGAATCAGACGGATTCGCCAAAAACAGATATAATCGAAGAAACCGAAGAATTTACTACGACCAAAAGGATTCTGCCCGACAGATGTCTTGTCAAGACAGAACCGGGACCCTGCAAGCACTACGTACACAAATGGACCTTCAACAAGGCCGAAGGAAAATGCCGAACTTTTCCTTACGGCGGTTGTTTGGGAAATGAAAATCGATTTAATTCAGAGGCGGAGTGCCTCCATTATTGCGTCGGTGGTGCCGATC atacgCTACCGCCTTATCTTGTAACAAAGGGCAACGTATTTGTGGCAACGAGCACCACGACAATGAGCACTCCACCGTCGACCACCAGTAGCACGCCACGACCGACCTTTACACCCCCGAAACCAACGAAACCGCCGGTGCCAAAGCACCTACGAGGAAAG GAATTGACTTTCATGGAATCTGGTCACGAGAAAACGTTCATGTTCGCACAAAGTAATACTTTCATCCAGCTCGACGGCCCTGGCATCAAAACCTTCCAGTTGAG aTTATGTCGCGAGATATCCTTCAAGTTCCGCACCAAGCTTCCACACGGTTTGCTAGTTTATCACAGTGTCAAAGATCGCCCAGAGAGCCTCGACCCTTATGCCCTTTATGTGATAGTAGAGAAGGGTCAGTTAAAAGTTGTTCATGTATTCGGCAAACAGTCGACTAGTTTAATAGTCGGTCAAGGACTTAACAGAGACGAGTGGCACAGCGTTCTCGTGAGGATCGACGTGCACGGGGCAAAGTTAATCGCCAGGGTCGACGATAAACAAGCCGAGACTACTCTAAAAGTTTTAGAGCGCATCGTTAATTACGGAGTATCCGAAGAACTGGCCTCGGTAGTCCTTATCGGAGGTGAGAGATTTCTTCCCCAcggaattttttgtttctttatcacttattttcactttatttTGACAGGACTGAGTTCCGAAGAACGATTGCATGGAGTGAAATACATAATAGAATCCTTTGTCGGCTGTATCAGGGATATGGTTCTGAGTTCCGGCAAATCCGCCAGCGATCTACTGCCCATTCGACCACTAATCGCGACCAAGCATGAGAATGTTAAGGAAGGATGTATCGATAA GTGCAGGACACGAGAGAACTTGTGCTTCGTCCCCGATCAATGTGTGAATCACTATAATAGTCTGACGTGTGACTGTTTCGGCACGAATTATGAGGGTGAACGTTGCGATGTGTACA CCGCGACCATACTGACGCTTAGAGGCTCCTCATACGTGTCCTTTCGCGTGTACGATTGGAAGGATCGTGTTCACTCGTCTGTCAACAGGATCAGCCTCGCTTTTAAG ACAAAATGGGACAATTCTGTCTTGTTTTATGCTTCTGGTGAAATCGACGGCACGCCGCATTACATTGCAGCTTCCATTATAAACGAATCGGTTCACGTTGAACTCGATTTCGGACATAATTCGAAGATCTCCACCACGTTGGGCGATTACGTCACGTCGGATCATTGGAATAACTTGACCATATTCCATAACGGATCCTCCGTCTTCGTCAGTTTAGACGACGAGGTCAAGGTACTAGAAATACCGGGAGAAAATTGGAATATGATTATCGATCCGGAAATATACATCGGTGGTGGTCCGGAGCTCCACAAAAAGAAGGGTCTCCTGTCGCACAATAATTTTGCAG GTTCCCTGAAGTATGTGTTTTTCAACGACAAATCAATTATATACGAATTGAAGCGCTCTAACCCTATGGTGCACTACATCGGTGTGTTGGAACCGGAATACTACGAAGCCGATGTCGAAGTCATTCCGATCACGTATCCTTTCGCGGGAAGTCATATCTGGTGGCCGATCGAGCGAACTAATTCGCTGAAGTTAAACTTCGATTTCAAAAGCTCAAAGCCAATCGCGATTGTCGCTTCAGGAGATGTTAAGAGCAGTCGCGGTGTTGGTTACTGGGAG TTACGTCAAGTCAATGACGAAATTCGTTTCCAACTGGTACCAGTTTTAACGGAAAACATTACGGTATCAACTTCCGTGAAGTTTCCGCCTTACAATACTTCTTGGCACGCAGTTGAGCTTAATTATACAAAAGGTGAACTTAACATCCTCCTCGATTACAGAAATAAACAGAGCAAGCTCTTCGCTATGGCATTTGAGTTGGGAGATAAAGTCATTATAGGAAGTGGTAAAAGTAATGCGG GTCTAGTAGGATGTATGCGTGAGATACGAGTGAATGGTCAAAGAATCGAACCTAGACACGTAATTAATACCGAAAGAGTAGTCGGAGAAGTCGCTTTAGACAATTGTCAATTTGTGGATCCGTGCAAGAGGCCGAACACTTGTGAACATGGCGGTAAATGCTCGGTCAAGGAAGATAGGATCACATGTGATTGCACAGATACGGGATATATTGGAAAGAACTGCCATTTTG CACAATACAGAAAAACCTGTGAAGAATTGGCTCTTTTGGGATACACGCAAGATGACGTTTATAAAATCGACATCGATGGAAACGGTAGATTTCCGCCTGCCTTGGTAAAGTGCGAATTTCAATCGATCGAAGATTCGACTAAAACGATTGTCGAACACAATCTACCCTCCCAAGTGGACGTCAGATCTATCACCGAGAGCGACTTCTCCTTCAATATCAAGTATAGGCAGTTCACCGCCGAAATGCTGCAAGAATTGATCTCGCACTCGCTTTATTGCAGTCAATATGTAAAGTACGATTGTTACAAGGCACCCTTGGACTTGCATAGCGCTACGTGGTTCTTAGGTTCCAAAGGTACCACTGTCGATTATATCGGCAACGTCAATCGTGGATCCTGTCCTTGTGGAA tgAACAGAACATGCGTGAATTCCAACTTGAGCTGCAATTGCGATGTGTCTACTGGAAACGCCGGAAAATGGTTGTCAGATGAGGGATATTACGAAACACCTGATTCCTTAGGCATCACCGGAATGGTGTTCTTGCAACAAAGAGATCTCGAAGAAGATGCTCGGGGACGTATCACCTTAGGGCCATTGGAATGTGTTGAAACAA ATACACAAAAATACGTGGTAACGTTCACGACGTCGCAATCATACATCGAAGTGCCTGGTTGGAGAAAGGGTGACATAGCCTTCAGTTTTCGAACAACAGGCGAGAAGGCTATTCTTCTCTATCAACCGCCAATTCGGAGTAACTATCCTTCCTTCATGGTCGCCCTAACATCGGAATATCGGTTGACCTTTAATTTCACTCTGAATACCGGTACTAATCGCGAATTACAAGTAGAAAGTCGACGAAAACTGAATAATGGCGAGTGGCAGAAGATTTGGATTGACTACAATGATTATCACGTGAGATTTATGATCAACACTGACTTTCGAATGGTAGATTTGTTTCCTGAAGAGGAATTTGGGCCCTTCGAGGGATCTATGTTCATTGGCGGAGCTACTGC AGAGCATTTGAAAACTTCTTCTGTTCGACAAGGCCTTATTGGTTGTTTCCGTGGTCTCGTTGTTAACGGAGAAATATTAGACATTCACAGTTATATGTCGgtacatttatcagaaatcatTAAAGACTGTAAGCCTTCGTGTCAACCTAATAAATGTCAAAACGGCGCCAAATGCGTCGAGTTGTGGAGTAATTTCGAATGCGTATGCGAAAATCGATGGGCACATTTAGGCACTTATTGCGAGACAA ATATCAACAATAAAGCTTTAACATTTACCTCACCAAAAgcgttcttaaaaaaaaattacttcggGTCGGACGACAACGAGGAGAGATTGCAGTTGAAAAGCATGCtactagaaaatattttaattaatttaagaacttATGATACTCATTCTCTGATACTTTATGCGAATGATCATTTGAACAATTTTGTACATCTCTACATCTCAAACGGTACCAATATCGTATACCTTTTCAACGCGGGCAATGAGATCAAGAATATCACCGTGGAAAATCCAC ATGTCAACACAGGAATCTCCGTGCAAATAGCTATAATTCGAGGCGAGAATTGGACTACGTTGTTCGTGAACGAATATAACGTCACATTGAACGCGACACCGATACTCCTAGACACATATTCAAACAAGCCTTGGACGAATTCAGAGAAAGAAGTTCTCGCACCGCAACGGCCGCCAGCACCTCCCACTGATTATTTCCAA GTAAATTTAGGAGGATTCGATCCTGACAATCTGCTCAGAGTCGGAAAGGAAGGCGCTTTAATTCAAGGATACGTTGGTTGCTTGCGAGGACTCATGATCGGCAAATATCTCGTCGATCTACCGAGCTTAGCCAGTGAAGCGAATCATGAAGGGAGTAAAGGTGTTCTGCCAAATTGTCAAATGAAATGCGACGCGATGCCCTGCAAAAATTTAGGAATCTGCACAGAGGATTTCGGCAGGCAGGAATCTTCTTGTAACTGCGAGCTGACGTCCTATTTTGGCGAACATTGTGCCGATG AAAAGGGCGCCGATTTCAGCGGGGAAAGTGTACTTCAACGCGAATTCGAACTCGAGGGCGAGGTGAATCAGGTGAAAGTACAGCTGGCATTCTCAACGAACGAACTGCGACAGCGTACCACCGCGTTGCTGCTGGTACAAACCGACAACAA AAGGAGCTACTACTTATTGGTGGCCTTGACGTCCGAGGGACAGCTAATCTTCGAAGAGGACAGGGACGGCTCGGCAGCTGGAGTACGCCTAAGCGATCGGAATTTCCTGAATGGTGCACGTCACAGCGTCTACTACGTTCGCGATAATAACACGGCCATTCTCTTA atTGACCGTGAACCCGTCCAATTGCTACCAATTCCGGGAATACCGATACCAGACGAGGACGAAACTCCGGGTGCCACGGAAATACAGCTTGGTGGATTGAATACCACCGATTCGCGATTTACTGCTTATAAGGGATATACCGGTTGTCTCAGCA acGTCGTGATATCTATCAATGGAGGCCCTGACATGAAACCGTTAGAGGAATATATGCTATTTACGAAACAGGGCAGCGAGACCGTGCGAGCAACGATACCCGGCGGCGTTAGAAGTGCTCAATGCGCGGTTTTCCATGTTCAACCAGGTGGTTTTGAACCGCCAAAGAATGACAGCGTG gGCCGTGATAAAGCGTGGGTCGAGGATCCACCGGAAAGAATCCTATATAAATCGCAATATTCGGGCGCTACTCAGGAAGAGCAAGGCGCGGGAACGTATATCTTCATAGCTCTATGCTGCGTCTTCGTGGCCGCGGTGATCGGGTGCATTTACGAGGTGTGGCGAAGTGCGCGCAAGGATCGTCGACGACGTCGCGACGCGGCCTCAGGAGCTGTTGCGACCACCGCTTCCGGTTCGCAGAGGTGGCAGCCGCAACAGTACACGGAATCCCTGGTCACCGCGTCTGGCGTGAAAGCGGTCGGCTTCAAGATGGACGATGACAAGAGGCCGAATGGAACTCACGTAAAAGTACCCAATTCCAAAGAATACAAACCACTGCCGAATTCAGAACCCAAGGAGTTAATGAACGATAAAAAAGTTCACATTAAAG CAGACGAAGAACCAGAGAAAAAGGAGCTCCTAGGGGTAAATACAGGCATCGTCATTAAACCTGTGAAACCGAACCCATTc TCAATGGAAGATCTAACAGAAGAACCCGAACTAGAAGAAcgcgaggaagaagaggaagaagaagaggaagaggacaCCCAGGATCCGGAGGTAGACGAAAACAAAGATCAACTAACACAGGAATATCAGCAAGAGGAGCAAAAGGACACGAATAACGATCGAGATGGCGAGCTTCTAGTTATGCCG CACAGGGATTGGTCTAATGTTGAGGAGAGCGTTATACCGTTAGACTCCATTTTAAAACCCGATGAAACGAAAACATCGTGCGAATTATAG